The Pirellulimonas nuda genome includes a region encoding these proteins:
- a CDS encoding L-lactate permease, producing MSTALLALLALTPILTVGVLLVGFRWPASRAMPLCYVTACALALGVWGLPIVQVAAASAKGLVIACELLFIIFGAVLLLNTLEQCGAMSRIRRSFHAVSPDRRVQAIIIAWLFGSFIEGAAGFGTPAALAVPLMVGLGFPPLAAVFAGMVIQCTPVSFGAAGTPILIGVNNGLSGAGGEAVRAYATQLGYAPGAVGWTEFLHLIGERVAVIHVALGTLVPLLMVCLMTRYFGPNRSLRDGLAVAPFALFSALAMTAPYLLAAFVLGPEFPSLLGGLTGLAIVVFASSRGFLCPPPEATWDFAPAEQWDGSWTGSISPHCEGEPTRPVGALAAWVPYLLVAALLVATRVVPELKSLALSALSFNLPIGFDAANPASGFLGTPLHEGVEPLYLPGTIFLVVSLITFAYFKALHGFTITGYATAWRNSVQTMCRASIALVFAVTMVQVFINSGGGVNGYADMPIALAEGAAALVGSAWPAVAPTIGGIGAAVAGSNTVSNMMFSLFQFDVGVKIGFDPVWMVALQAIGGAAGNTICVHNVVAASAVVGLTGQEGTIIRKTLPVFLYYALTPGIVFWLIADRLQ from the coding sequence ATGTCTACCGCGCTGCTGGCCCTGCTGGCCCTTACGCCCATCCTGACCGTCGGGGTCCTGCTGGTCGGCTTCCGCTGGCCGGCGAGCCGCGCCATGCCACTGTGCTATGTAACTGCTTGCGCGTTGGCGTTGGGGGTGTGGGGCCTGCCGATCGTGCAGGTCGCGGCGGCCAGCGCCAAAGGCTTGGTCATCGCGTGTGAGTTGCTGTTCATCATTTTCGGCGCCGTGCTCCTCTTGAACACTCTGGAGCAGTGCGGGGCGATGTCGCGTATCCGCCGAAGCTTCCACGCCGTTTCTCCAGACCGGCGGGTCCAAGCGATCATCATTGCTTGGTTGTTCGGTTCGTTTATCGAAGGCGCCGCCGGGTTCGGCACGCCGGCCGCTCTGGCGGTGCCGTTGATGGTGGGGCTGGGCTTTCCGCCGCTCGCGGCGGTGTTCGCGGGGATGGTCATCCAGTGCACGCCGGTGTCGTTCGGCGCCGCCGGCACGCCCATCCTGATCGGGGTGAACAACGGCCTGTCCGGCGCCGGCGGCGAGGCGGTGCGTGCGTACGCGACCCAGCTCGGGTACGCGCCGGGCGCGGTCGGCTGGACCGAGTTCCTGCACTTGATTGGCGAGCGGGTGGCCGTGATCCACGTGGCGCTCGGCACGCTGGTGCCCCTGTTGATGGTGTGTCTGATGACCAGGTACTTTGGCCCCAACCGGTCGCTGCGCGACGGGCTGGCGGTTGCTCCCTTCGCGTTGTTCAGTGCGCTGGCGATGACGGCGCCCTACCTGCTTGCCGCGTTTGTTCTGGGCCCGGAGTTCCCTTCCCTGCTCGGCGGGCTCACCGGTCTGGCGATCGTGGTGTTCGCGTCGTCTCGGGGGTTCTTGTGTCCCCCCCCAGAAGCCACCTGGGACTTCGCCCCCGCCGAGCAGTGGGACGGGTCGTGGACCGGCTCGATCAGCCCGCATTGTGAAGGGGAACCTACGCGTCCGGTGGGCGCCCTGGCCGCCTGGGTTCCTTACCTCCTGGTCGCCGCGTTGTTGGTCGCGACACGCGTTGTTCCAGAGCTTAAATCGCTTGCGCTCAGCGCGCTCAGCTTCAACCTGCCCATCGGGTTCGACGCGGCGAACCCCGCCAGTGGCTTCTTGGGCACCCCGCTGCACGAGGGCGTAGAGCCGCTCTACCTGCCGGGCACGATCTTTCTGGTGGTGTCGCTCATCACGTTCGCGTACTTCAAGGCGCTGCACGGCTTTACGATCACCGGCTACGCCACCGCGTGGCGAAACTCCGTGCAGACGATGTGCCGCGCCAGCATCGCACTCGTGTTTGCGGTCACGATGGTGCAAGTGTTCATCAACAGCGGCGGGGGAGTCAACGGCTACGCCGATATGCCGATCGCGCTGGCCGAGGGAGCGGCGGCGCTCGTGGGCTCTGCCTGGCCGGCGGTCGCGCCGACGATTGGAGGCATCGGGGCGGCGGTGGCGGGCAGCAACACCGTGAGCAACATGATGTTCTCGCTCTTCCAGTTCGACGTGGGCGTCAAGATCGGGTTCGACCCTGTCTGGATGGTTGCGCTCCAGGCGATCGGCGGCGCCGCCGGGAACACGATCTGCGTCCACAACGTGGTAGCCGCCTCCGCGGTGGTGGGCCTCACGGGCCAGGAGGGGACGATCATCCGAAAAACGCTTCCGGTGTTCCTCTACTACGCACTGACGCCCGGCATCGTGTTCTGGCTGATCGCCGATCGGTTGCAGTAA
- a CDS encoding NAD(P)-dependent oxidoreductase, with translation MRIAQVHPQQTRVGWIGLGVMGRSMAAHLQQAGYALTLFTRTKAKAQDLLDAGAAWADTPASVAERSDVVFSIVGFPSDVRQVILGADGALSRLREGGVLVDMTTSEPELAKEIYEKASQRGVHSVDAPVSGGDVGARNAALSIMIGGDAEVVQALNPLWDAMGKTIVHQGPAGAGQHTKMVNQTLIATGIIGVCEALLYAHKAGLDIQAVLKSVSGGAAGSWSLTNYGPRIVANDLQPGFYVEHFLKDMRIALQEAARMKLALPGLGLAQQLYTAMEAQGDGRLGIQGLQVVLAKLSGVDWSSRE, from the coding sequence ATGCGGATCGCGCAGGTTCACCCACAGCAAACGCGCGTTGGCTGGATCGGCCTAGGCGTGATGGGCCGCAGCATGGCGGCGCACCTCCAGCAGGCCGGCTACGCGCTCACCCTCTTCACTCGCACCAAGGCCAAAGCGCAGGACCTGCTCGACGCCGGCGCGGCGTGGGCCGACACGCCGGCCTCGGTGGCCGAGCGATCCGACGTGGTCTTCTCGATCGTTGGGTTTCCGTCGGACGTCCGGCAGGTCATTCTGGGGGCGGACGGCGCGCTGAGCCGCCTGCGCGAAGGGGGCGTGCTGGTCGACATGACGACCAGCGAGCCGGAGCTGGCCAAGGAGATCTACGAGAAGGCAAGCCAGCGCGGGGTGCATAGCGTGGATGCGCCGGTGTCGGGGGGAGACGTCGGCGCCCGCAACGCAGCGTTGTCGATCATGATCGGCGGGGACGCGGAGGTCGTCCAAGCACTGAACCCGTTGTGGGACGCGATGGGAAAAACCATCGTCCACCAGGGCCCGGCCGGGGCGGGGCAGCACACCAAGATGGTCAACCAGACCTTGATCGCCACGGGCATCATCGGGGTCTGCGAAGCGCTGCTGTACGCTCACAAGGCCGGGTTAGACATCCAGGCCGTGCTGAAGTCTGTTTCTGGCGGCGCCGCGGGGAGTTGGTCGTTGACCAACTACGGCCCGCGGATCGTGGCGAACGACCTCCAGCCCGGGTTCTATGTCGAACACTTCCTAAAAGACATGCGGATCGCGCTGCAGGAGGCCGCCCGGATGAAGCTCGCCCTGCCGGGGTTGGGCCTCGCCCAGCAGTTGTATACCGCGATGGAGGCGCAGGGAGACGGCCGGCTAGGCATCCAGGGGCTGCAGGTCGTGCTTGCCAAGTTGTCGGGCGTCGACTGGAGCAGCCGTGAATAA
- a CDS encoding FAD-dependent oxidoreductase, protein MLAAFLSASPLATVAAEPAPTSRAADVVVYGGTSAGVMAAVQAKRMGKSVVLVGPDRRLGGLTAGGLGWTDTGNKGVIGGLAREFYHRIWRRYQDDAAWKWQSRESYGSRGLGARASDGRQRTMWIFEPHVAESVFEDLIREHEIPVVRDEWLDRDSGVEKQDARIVAIRMLSGDAYRGKVFIDATYEGDLMAAAGVEYHVGREANSVYGESWNGVQTGVFQHQHYFKQPVDPYRIPGDPSSGLLPRISDEPPGDKGMGDDRIQAYCYRMCLTNSPENRIPFPKPAGYDPSQYELLLRVFATGWRETFEKFDPMPNHKTDTNNHGPFSTDNIGYNYAYPEGTYAQREAILQEHRTYQQGLLYFMANDPRMPADVRSEMSEWGLAKDEFTETGGWPHQIYVREARRMVGDYVLTELDCMDRRETPESVGMGSYTLDSHNVQRYVTPEGTVQNEGDVGVRVPRAYEIAYGALTPKKEQCENLLVPVCVSSSHIAFGSIRMEPVFMILGQSAATAASLAIDDGIPVQDLDYQQLRSRLDADGQVCEAQTSARE, encoded by the coding sequence TTGCTCGCGGCGTTCCTGTCGGCGAGCCCTCTGGCGACCGTCGCAGCAGAGCCGGCCCCAACCTCGCGAGCCGCCGACGTCGTCGTGTACGGCGGGACCTCCGCGGGCGTGATGGCGGCGGTGCAGGCCAAACGGATGGGGAAATCTGTCGTGCTCGTGGGGCCCGATCGGCGTCTGGGCGGACTGACGGCGGGGGGCCTGGGCTGGACCGACACCGGCAACAAGGGGGTCATCGGCGGCCTGGCCCGCGAGTTTTACCACCGCATCTGGCGGCGCTATCAAGACGACGCCGCCTGGAAATGGCAGTCGCGCGAGTCCTACGGGAGCCGCGGCCTGGGCGCCCGGGCCAGCGACGGGCGCCAACGCACGATGTGGATCTTTGAGCCGCACGTGGCCGAGTCCGTCTTTGAGGACTTGATACGCGAGCACGAAATCCCGGTGGTGCGGGACGAATGGCTCGACCGCGACAGCGGCGTTGAGAAGCAAGACGCCCGGATCGTCGCCATCCGCATGCTCAGCGGCGACGCCTACCGCGGCAAGGTGTTTATCGACGCCACCTACGAGGGCGACCTGATGGCCGCGGCGGGCGTGGAGTATCACGTCGGCCGCGAGGCCAATAGCGTCTACGGGGAGTCGTGGAACGGGGTGCAGACCGGCGTGTTCCAGCACCAGCACTACTTTAAACAACCGGTTGATCCCTACCGCATCCCCGGCGATCCCTCCAGCGGGCTGCTGCCCCGGATCAGCGATGAGCCGCCGGGCGACAAGGGGATGGGGGACGATCGGATCCAGGCGTACTGCTACCGCATGTGCCTGACCAACTCGCCCGAGAACCGCATCCCTTTCCCCAAGCCCGCAGGCTACGACCCCAGCCAGTACGAGCTGCTGCTGCGGGTGTTTGCTACGGGCTGGCGCGAGACGTTTGAGAAGTTCGACCCGATGCCCAACCACAAGACGGACACCAACAATCACGGCCCCTTTAGCACCGACAATATCGGGTACAACTATGCGTACCCCGAGGGGACCTACGCACAGCGCGAAGCGATCCTCCAGGAGCACCGGACGTACCAGCAGGGGCTGCTGTACTTTATGGCCAACGATCCACGCATGCCCGCGGACGTGCGGTCCGAGATGTCCGAGTGGGGGCTCGCGAAGGACGAGTTCACCGAAACCGGAGGGTGGCCGCACCAGATCTACGTCCGCGAGGCACGCCGCATGGTCGGCGACTACGTCCTCACGGAGCTGGACTGCATGGACCGCCGCGAAACGCCTGAGTCGGTGGGCATGGGTTCGTATACCTTAGACTCTCACAACGTGCAGCGCTACGTGACCCCGGAGGGAACCGTGCAGAATGAGGGGGACGTTGGCGTCCGTGTCCCGCGGGCCTACGAGATTGCTTACGGCGCGCTGACCCCTAAGAAGGAGCAGTGCGAGAACCTGTTGGTGCCCGTGTGCGTCTCTTCCTCACACATCGCTTTTGGCTCGATCCGCATGGAGCCGGTCTTCATGATCCTGGGGCAGAGCGCAGCCACGGCCGCCAGCTTGGCGATCGATGACGGCATCCCCGTACAAGACCTAGACTACCAACAGCTAAGGTCCAGGCTGGACGCCGACGGTCAGGTCTGCGAAGCGCAGACCTCGGCACGTGAGTAG
- a CDS encoding sulfatase family protein, translating to MKTNLVLVILAAVCGALASQRARGAESEPPNIVIVYTDDVGIGDVSCYGSSAIHTPNIDRLAADGLRFTSGYASSATCTPSRYSLLTGSYAFRNPLAEILPADAPMLIEPGSATLPELLRRAGYATAVIGKWHLGLGRGGVDWNGDIKPGPLEAGFDESYVMAATNDRVPCVYIDGRRVEGAEQDDPIQIDYRKKIGTIPTGHERPDLTRLAADPQHSGTIINGISRIGYMSGGRAAWWKDEEMADRFTDRAIRYVTEHKDKPFFLYFNLHDIHEPRWPADRHRGKSGAGGRGDAILEMDEAVGRFIDALERLDLRKNTLVIFSSDNGPVVTDGYEDGSLENIGDHDPNGPFRGGKYQVWEGGTRMPTIVSWPGTVKPGVTDAMVCQVDFLASLAELAGASVPEGAGPDSVNVLPALLGRSDKGRDELVQQGNGRMAIRKADWKYIPAGPRKLPAGPKHGGVGDPTGHSDMPAEAQLYNLADDPGESTNVIAQHPVVANDLAARLKQSLQSPTVPSK from the coding sequence ATGAAAACAAACCTTGTCTTGGTCATCCTGGCGGCTGTGTGCGGGGCGCTCGCGTCCCAGCGGGCTAGGGGTGCGGAGTCCGAACCGCCAAACATCGTCATTGTCTACACAGACGATGTCGGCATCGGCGACGTCAGTTGCTACGGCAGCAGCGCCATCCATACCCCCAATATCGACCGCCTTGCGGCGGACGGGCTGCGGTTCACGTCTGGTTACGCGAGCTCGGCCACTTGCACGCCTAGCCGGTACTCGCTGCTTACCGGCTCGTACGCCTTTCGCAATCCTTTGGCAGAAATCTTGCCGGCCGACGCCCCCATGCTAATTGAGCCCGGCAGCGCCACGCTCCCCGAGTTGCTCCGCCGCGCGGGGTACGCCACCGCGGTGATCGGCAAGTGGCACCTCGGCCTGGGCCGCGGCGGTGTCGACTGGAACGGCGACATCAAGCCCGGGCCGCTGGAGGCGGGGTTCGACGAGTCGTACGTGATGGCGGCCACCAACGACCGGGTCCCCTGCGTCTACATCGACGGCCGCCGTGTGGAGGGCGCCGAACAAGACGACCCGATCCAGATCGACTACCGGAAGAAGATCGGCACGATCCCGACCGGCCACGAGCGGCCCGACCTGACCCGCCTCGCGGCGGACCCGCAGCACTCGGGCACCATCATCAACGGCATCAGCCGTATCGGCTACATGTCGGGGGGCCGCGCTGCTTGGTGGAAGGACGAAGAGATGGCCGACCGGTTCACCGACAGGGCGATCCGCTACGTCACAGAGCACAAGGACAAGCCATTCTTCCTGTACTTCAACCTGCACGACATCCACGAGCCGCGCTGGCCCGCAGACCGCCACCGCGGTAAGAGCGGCGCCGGCGGGCGGGGCGACGCGATCCTTGAGATGGACGAGGCGGTCGGCCGCTTCATCGACGCGCTCGAGCGCCTGGACCTCCGCAAGAACACGCTGGTGATCTTCAGCAGCGACAACGGCCCGGTGGTCACCGACGGCTACGAGGACGGTTCGTTGGAGAACATCGGCGATCACGACCCCAACGGACCCTTCCGCGGCGGGAAGTACCAGGTGTGGGAAGGAGGGACCCGCATGCCGACCATCGTTAGCTGGCCCGGGACCGTCAAACCGGGCGTCACCGACGCGATGGTGTGCCAGGTCGACTTCCTGGCGTCGCTCGCAGAACTGGCGGGCGCCAGCGTGCCCGAGGGCGCGGGGCCAGACAGCGTTAATGTGCTGCCGGCGCTGCTGGGCAGGAGCGACAAGGGACGCGACGAGCTGGTGCAGCAGGGCAACGGCCGCATGGCCATCCGCAAGGCAGACTGGAAGTACATCCCGGCGGGGCCCCGCAAGTTGCCCGCCGGCCCCAAGCACGGCGGCGTAGGCGACCCGACGGGCCACTCCGATATGCCCGCCGAAGCCCAACTCTACAACCTAGCGGACGACCCGGGCGAATCCACCAATGTGATCGCCCAGCATCCCGTCGTCGCCAACGACCTCGCGGCGAGGCTGAAGCAGAGCCTGCAAAGCCCTACCGTGCCCAGCAAGTAA
- a CDS encoding cytochrome B6 codes for MYNRSSLSAVVAAMIFSGGLALVAAQQGEEQTRTPPPPADAVAEAQTTREVPATRPEQKKSAHDRSDVFDARKAWPSSPVFENQPKEGKISGFDFYRDPLNSDRPYQTFEEIYKKESAGKPKVMQAQQTLLERRYVLEPRLDPEAKMSRGKPLCVGPTARLAEGMSWGELAEMSPGEIEEQGVFPYPSLPHPLQANGGQVFPRMQIEMFPRLERFDVGFDLPEAFLPEFPPAIYLNNRPELGDVSRGEVVSINNYYRLFKDVLTPVQLDGLRLLLTPFPQEEFNPTDDRKSPRPSLGVTCFDCHVNGHTTGQFHLNPDTRPEERRMRLDTTSLRGLFNQQIHGSKRSLRSVEDFTEFEQRTAYFNGDEIHAIKKGMNILDRIQVSHMAQLQNMLDFPPAPKLDPITGRLDSQKATDGELRGEELFFGKAGCAVCHPAPFYLDDKMHDLHLERFLKNEPGDGPIKTFTLRGIKDSPPYLHDGRCLTLEDTVEFFNLVQGLNLTPEEKRNLVAFLRCL; via the coding sequence ATGTACAACCGATCGAGCTTGAGTGCCGTAGTGGCGGCAATGATCTTCTCCGGCGGCCTGGCGCTAGTCGCCGCGCAGCAGGGCGAGGAGCAAACTCGCACGCCACCCCCTCCGGCCGACGCCGTTGCCGAGGCGCAGACGACTCGGGAGGTCCCAGCCACACGCCCGGAACAGAAAAAGAGCGCACACGACCGCTCGGACGTCTTCGACGCGCGGAAAGCGTGGCCGTCGTCCCCGGTTTTCGAGAACCAACCGAAGGAAGGCAAAATCTCGGGGTTCGACTTCTACCGTGACCCGCTGAACTCCGATCGGCCGTACCAGACGTTCGAGGAGATCTACAAAAAGGAGAGCGCCGGAAAGCCAAAAGTGATGCAGGCCCAGCAAACCCTGTTGGAGCGCCGCTACGTGCTGGAGCCGCGACTCGATCCCGAGGCGAAGATGTCGCGAGGCAAGCCGCTATGCGTGGGGCCCACCGCTCGGCTGGCGGAGGGGATGTCCTGGGGGGAGCTCGCCGAGATGTCTCCGGGCGAGATCGAGGAGCAGGGCGTCTTCCCTTACCCGTCGCTGCCTCACCCGCTGCAGGCCAATGGCGGTCAGGTCTTCCCGCGGATGCAGATCGAGATGTTTCCGCGGCTGGAGCGATTCGACGTAGGCTTCGACCTGCCCGAGGCGTTCTTGCCGGAGTTCCCGCCGGCCATCTACCTCAACAACCGGCCCGAGTTGGGCGACGTCTCGCGCGGCGAGGTCGTCTCAATCAACAACTACTACCGGCTGTTCAAGGACGTGCTGACGCCGGTGCAACTCGATGGCCTGCGGCTGCTGCTAACGCCGTTTCCGCAGGAGGAGTTCAACCCGACCGACGACCGCAAGAGTCCCCGGCCCAGCCTCGGGGTGACGTGCTTTGATTGCCACGTCAACGGGCACACGACCGGGCAGTTCCACCTAAACCCCGACACCCGCCCCGAGGAGCGGCGGATGCGGCTGGACACGACGAGCCTGCGGGGGCTGTTCAACCAGCAGATCCACGGCTCGAAGCGGAGCCTGCGTTCTGTCGAGGACTTCACCGAGTTCGAGCAGCGGACGGCCTACTTCAACGGCGATGAGATCCACGCCATCAAGAAGGGGATGAATATCCTTGACAGGATCCAGGTCAGCCACATGGCCCAGCTGCAGAACATGCTGGACTTCCCTCCCGCGCCGAAGCTGGACCCGATCACCGGCCGGCTCGATTCCCAGAAGGCGACCGACGGCGAGTTGCGGGGAGAAGAGCTATTCTTCGGCAAGGCGGGGTGCGCCGTATGCCACCCGGCTCCGTTCTACTTGGACGACAAGATGCACGACCTGCACCTGGAGCGGTTCCTGAAGAACGAACCGGGCGACGGACCCATCAAGACGTTCACGCTGCGTGGCATTAAGGACAGCCCGCCGTACCTGCACGACGGCCGCTGCCTCACGCTGGAGGATACCGTCGAGTTCTTCAACCTCGTGCAGGGCCTCAACCTGACCCCCGAGGAGAAGCGCAATCTGGTCGCCTTCCTGCGATGCCTCTAG
- a CDS encoding carboxymuconolactone decarboxylase family protein — protein MSTSAKPTVDKQSTNAYRAMLGVEKALTQGSIEKPLRELIHLRVSQINGCAFCIDMHWKDARAAGESEQRLYGLSAWRESPYYSERERAGLLLAEELTRVADRSIPEEVHEAARESFNDQEISDLAWTVSAINAWNRVNIALRTVPGNYQPPGAPKN, from the coding sequence ATGAGCACGAGTGCCAAGCCGACCGTCGATAAACAAAGCACCAACGCCTACCGTGCGATGCTGGGCGTGGAGAAGGCGCTGACGCAGGGCAGCATCGAAAAGCCGCTGCGAGAGTTGATCCATCTCCGCGTGTCGCAGATCAACGGCTGCGCTTTCTGCATCGACATGCACTGGAAGGACGCCCGCGCGGCTGGCGAATCAGAGCAGCGGCTCTACGGCCTCTCGGCCTGGCGTGAGAGCCCCTACTACAGCGAGCGAGAACGCGCGGGCCTCCTGCTGGCGGAGGAGCTCACCCGGGTGGCCGACCGCTCGATCCCAGAGGAGGTGCATGAAGCAGCCCGCGAGAGTTTCAACGACCAAGAAATCAGCGACCTAGCCTGGACCGTCAGCGCCATCAACGCCTGGAACCGTGTGAACATCGCCTTGCGGACAGTGCCCGGAAACTATCAACCGCCCGGAGCACCGAAGAACTAA
- a CDS encoding glycoside hydrolase family 97 protein, producing the protein MTSVRTLCRVGAVLYVLAYAAAAPAEEVARLQSPDGRLTVTLTLDANGPQWQVGYKQAPLVKPSRLGVVPEGAAPSAWESAQFESTRHSETIATVWGKFAEYANDYRQGVWTLRAADGPERTIRIVLRVYDQGVALRYEFPNDGGWDDEVHLKDDATEFAFAGDYTAWSYRKEHDPWGPAPLSTLPGSSAHNPPLTLRGDGDTYACVLEAAIFNGAPFRLTPIQPGGTALRATFEPSTLAPGQSTSWRVLIVGDRPGDLLTAPLPYCLNPPCELSDTDWIKPGLALWDWRAWGARTDDGFQYGLDMPSWRRFIDFASANNIRYLVVDANWYGPEFEKESDPRTSRDHLIAQTNTRRPKIIRAPAPDDWQDPIDMPALIAYAKQRNVGVILYVNDVARRNYPFEETLSLYQQWGAAGIKYGFMSGSGQRKVRATREIVRLCAERHLVCDFHDGPVPPSGDERTYPNYLTREFCHAQSDSLRAFSPSDFCEQVFVNMIAGPLDMNNGLYALKNPAKDRPRIYANVESTVVSETARVLITFSGLAILPDCPEAYAAKADLFEFLRRLPMTWDETRVLHGEIGASIATARRSGDAWYVGAVTNEQPRTLDLSLDFLEPGRKYTATLYEDAPDSHFQTNREAYRIRQIPVDQKSVISAKLAPGGGHCMILEPS; encoded by the coding sequence ATGACGTCCGTCCGTACGCTCTGCCGTGTCGGAGCCGTCCTCTACGTCCTGGCCTACGCCGCGGCGGCGCCGGCCGAAGAGGTAGCCCGACTCCAAAGCCCAGATGGCCGACTGACGGTTACGCTAACCCTCGACGCCAACGGGCCCCAGTGGCAGGTCGGCTACAAGCAGGCGCCGCTCGTGAAGCCGAGCCGCCTGGGAGTCGTGCCGGAGGGGGCCGCCCCCTCGGCGTGGGAATCGGCGCAGTTCGAATCGACGCGACACTCCGAAACCATCGCCACGGTCTGGGGAAAGTTCGCGGAGTACGCCAACGACTACCGGCAAGGGGTTTGGACGCTGCGGGCCGCCGACGGCCCCGAGCGGACGATCCGGATCGTTCTGCGCGTCTACGATCAGGGGGTCGCGCTGCGGTACGAGTTTCCCAACGATGGCGGCTGGGACGACGAGGTTCATCTCAAGGACGACGCTACCGAGTTTGCCTTCGCGGGCGACTACACCGCATGGTCGTACCGCAAAGAGCACGACCCCTGGGGGCCGGCGCCCCTGAGCACGCTGCCGGGGTCGAGTGCGCACAATCCGCCCCTTACCTTGCGGGGCGACGGGGACACGTACGCTTGCGTTCTGGAAGCAGCCATCTTCAACGGCGCGCCGTTCCGGCTCACGCCGATCCAACCCGGCGGAACAGCGCTCCGCGCGACGTTCGAACCATCGACCCTCGCCCCGGGCCAATCGACTTCTTGGCGCGTGCTGATCGTCGGCGATCGCCCCGGAGACCTGTTGACCGCTCCGCTGCCCTACTGCCTCAACCCGCCCTGCGAGCTGTCCGACACCGATTGGATCAAGCCGGGGCTCGCGTTGTGGGACTGGCGGGCCTGGGGCGCGCGTACGGACGACGGATTCCAGTACGGGCTCGACATGCCGAGTTGGAGGAGGTTCATCGATTTCGCGTCCGCCAACAACATCCGCTACCTCGTGGTCGACGCAAACTGGTACGGGCCCGAGTTTGAGAAGGAGTCCGACCCGCGGACCAGCCGGGACCACTTGATTGCACAAACCAACACAAGACGGCCGAAGATCATCCGCGCGCCGGCGCCGGACGACTGGCAAGACCCCATCGATATGCCGGCGTTGATCGCCTACGCCAAGCAGCGAAACGTAGGGGTCATCCTCTATGTCAACGACGTCGCTCGCCGCAACTACCCCTTCGAAGAAACGCTGTCGCTCTACCAGCAATGGGGGGCCGCGGGGATCAAGTACGGCTTCATGTCGGGGTCCGGTCAGCGGAAGGTGCGCGCCACGCGGGAAATCGTGCGGCTGTGCGCCGAGCGACACCTTGTGTGTGACTTCCACGACGGCCCCGTCCCCCCTTCCGGAGACGAACGGACGTACCCCAATTACCTGACGCGCGAGTTCTGCCACGCCCAGTCAGATTCGCTGCGCGCCTTCAGCCCGTCCGACTTCTGCGAGCAGGTGTTCGTGAACATGATCGCCGGCCCGCTCGACATGAACAACGGCCTCTACGCCCTTAAGAACCCGGCCAAGGACCGCCCACGCATCTACGCCAACGTCGAGTCGACCGTCGTCTCCGAAACGGCTCGGGTCCTGATCACCTTTTCTGGCCTCGCGATCCTGCCCGACTGCCCCGAGGCCTACGCCGCCAAGGCGGACCTGTTCGAGTTCCTTCGGCGGCTGCCGATGACCTGGGACGAGACGCGCGTCCTGCACGGCGAGATAGGCGCCTCCATCGCGACGGCCCGCCGAAGCGGCGACGCCTGGTACGTGGGCGCCGTCACGAACGAGCAGCCCCGGACCCTCGACCTGTCCCTTGACTTCCTCGAGCCAGGCAGAAAGTACACGGCGACCCTCTACGAGGACGCGCCGGATTCTCACTTCCAAACCAACCGCGAGGCCTACCGCATCCGTCAGATCCCGGTAGACCAAAAGAGCGTCATTTCGGCCAAGCTAGCCCCCGGCGGCGGCCACTGCATGATCCTCGAACCGAGCTAA